From a single Candidatus Brevundimonas phytovorans genomic region:
- the nusA gene encoding transcription termination factor NusA, protein MAVTGISANRLELLSIADAVAREKNIDKEVVIEAIEEAIQKGAKSRYGAHHDIRAKIDHKTGELALTRHVTIVPDDWQPEDELEEFNDSAMVRLRDAQKRDPEAEVGKEYVEVLPPFEFGRVQTQMARQVVTGKVREAERANQYEEFKDRVGEIVNGTVKRVEYGNTIVDLGRGEGIMRRDQSIPREVFNVGDRVRTYIYDVRPEAKGPQVMLSRAHPGFMAKLFAQEVPEVYDGVIEIRAAARDAGSRAKMAVLSNDSSIDPVGACVGMRGSRVQAVVAELQGEKIDIIQWNDDEPTFIVNALAPAEVAKVVMDEDADRVEVVVPDEQLSLAIGRRGQNVRLASQLTGWQIDIITESQDSERRQKEFAERTALFQEALDVDETIAQLLVTEGFATIEDLAFVESYEVAEIEGFDEDTAEELQTRAREFLDRKAAELDAKRVALGVEDDVLAVPGVTGAIAVALGEGGVKTVEDLADLATDEIRGGYEVRNGERVKVPGVLESFGLSQQDAELLILQARVAAGWIDASELPQVEEPEPEYEDEIFADAGEEGVEDAAEAVDVDAEVLVEDLEPTQDA, encoded by the coding sequence ATGGCCGTCACCGGTATTTCCGCCAACCGTCTCGAACTGCTCTCGATCGCCGACGCCGTCGCGCGTGAGAAGAACATCGACAAGGAAGTCGTCATCGAGGCGATCGAGGAGGCGATCCAGAAGGGCGCCAAGTCGCGTTACGGCGCCCATCACGACATCCGCGCCAAGATCGACCACAAGACCGGCGAACTGGCCCTGACCCGCCACGTCACCATCGTGCCGGACGACTGGCAGCCGGAAGACGAGCTGGAAGAGTTCAACGACAGCGCCATGGTGCGTCTGCGCGACGCCCAGAAGCGCGACCCGGAAGCCGAGGTCGGCAAGGAATACGTCGAGGTCCTGCCGCCGTTCGAGTTCGGCCGCGTCCAGACCCAGATGGCCCGCCAGGTCGTGACCGGAAAGGTCCGTGAGGCCGAACGCGCCAACCAGTACGAAGAGTTCAAGGATCGCGTCGGCGAGATCGTCAACGGCACGGTCAAGCGCGTCGAATACGGCAACACCATCGTCGACCTGGGCCGTGGCGAAGGCATCATGCGCCGCGACCAGTCGATCCCGCGCGAAGTGTTCAACGTCGGCGACCGCGTCCGCACCTACATCTATGACGTCCGTCCCGAGGCCAAGGGCCCTCAGGTCATGCTGAGCCGCGCCCATCCGGGCTTCATGGCCAAGCTGTTCGCGCAGGAAGTGCCGGAAGTCTACGACGGCGTGATCGAGATCCGCGCCGCCGCCCGCGACGCCGGTTCGCGCGCCAAGATGGCCGTCCTGTCGAACGACAGCTCGATCGACCCCGTCGGCGCCTGCGTCGGCATGCGCGGCAGCCGCGTTCAGGCGGTCGTCGCCGAACTGCAGGGCGAGAAGATCGACATCATCCAGTGGAACGACGACGAGCCGACCTTCATCGTCAACGCCCTGGCGCCGGCTGAAGTGGCCAAGGTGGTCATGGACGAAGACGCCGACCGCGTCGAAGTCGTGGTGCCGGACGAGCAGCTGTCGCTGGCCATCGGCCGTCGCGGCCAGAACGTGCGTCTGGCCTCGCAGCTGACCGGCTGGCAGATCGACATCATCACCGAGTCGCAGGACTCCGAGCGTCGTCAGAAGGAGTTCGCCGAGCGGACCGCCCTGTTCCAGGAAGCCCTGGACGTCGACGAGACCATCGCCCAGCTGCTGGTCACCGAAGGCTTCGCCACCATCGAAGACCTGGCCTTCGTGGAATCCTATGAAGTCGCCGAGATCGAAGGCTTCGACGAGGACACCGCCGAAGAACTGCAGACCCGCGCTCGCGAGTTCCTGGACCGCAAGGCCGCTGAACTGGACGCCAAGCGCGTCGCCCTGGGCGTCGAGGACGACGTCCTGGCCGTTCCGGGCGTCACCGGCGCCATCGCCGTCGCCCTGGGCGAAGGCGGCGTGAAGACGGTCGAAGACCTGGCCGACCTGGCCACCGACGAAATCCGCGGCGGCTATGAAGTCCGCAACGGCGAGCGCGTGAAGGTTCCGGGCGTTCTGGAAAGCTTCGGCCTGTCGCAACAGGACGCCGAGCTGCTGATCCTCCAGGCCCGCGTGGCCGCCGGCTGGATCGACGCCTCGGAACTGCCGCAGGTCGAGGAGCCCGAGCCCGAGTATGAGGACGAAATCTTCGCCGACGCCGGTGAAGAGGGCGTCGAAGACGCGGCCGAGGCCGTTGATGTCGATGCGGAGGTCCTCGTCGAGGATCTCGAGCCGACCCAAGACGCGTGA
- a CDS encoding RNA-binding protein yields the protein MTPNEALIDRDRQDLVTRQVLDESRLIRFVPAPDGSVAPDLARKLPGRGLWVAADRASIETAVKKNLFARSAKAPLKPAADLADMVEKLLVRRCLDQLGLARREGVLISGFEKSAAAIRGGRAAWVIEAADGAADGRGKLLALAKHPSPAPKICGAFSADDLSLALGLENAIHAVLLKGGRADRWTIEVERLAGFRPLRPESWRRVGPGDGAEDDRGETPEREPEAFGGRGPAS from the coding sequence ATGACCCCGAACGAGGCGCTGATCGATAGAGACCGTCAGGACCTGGTGACCCGCCAGGTTCTCGATGAATCTCGCCTGATCCGCTTCGTGCCGGCGCCGGACGGCTCGGTCGCCCCCGATCTGGCGCGCAAGCTGCCCGGCCGCGGCCTCTGGGTCGCCGCCGACCGCGCCTCGATCGAGACGGCGGTGAAGAAGAACCTGTTCGCCCGCTCGGCCAAGGCGCCGCTGAAACCGGCGGCGGACCTGGCCGACATGGTCGAGAAGCTGCTGGTTCGGCGCTGTCTTGACCAACTGGGTCTTGCCCGGCGCGAAGGCGTGCTTATCTCTGGTTTTGAAAAGAGCGCCGCCGCCATTCGCGGAGGCCGCGCCGCCTGGGTCATCGAGGCCGCCGACGGCGCCGCCGACGGTCGAGGCAAGCTTCTGGCGCTCGCAAAACACCCGTCCCCGGCGCCCAAAATCTGCGGCGCCTTCAGCGCGGACGATTTGAGTTTGGCCCTTGGGCTGGAAAATGCGATACACGCCGTCCTGCTGAAAGGCGGGCGAGCCGATCGCTGGACCATAGAGGTCGAGCGACTGGCGGGATTTCGGCCTCTGCGTCCAGAGAGCTGGCGCCGGGTAGGTCCCGGCGACGGCGCCGAGGACGACCGGGGCGAGACCCCGGAACGAGAGCCTGAGGCTTTTGGCGGACGAGGCCCTGCTTCCTGA
- the infB gene encoding translation initiation factor IF-2 yields MSDENDKTEDGKTPANAPSQTGPRAPLSLKPRAAGSVSTGTVKQSFSHGRSKTVVVETKRRAGAAPGHQRPQGFDVSRPRADQAGSNAPRGAAPRPAGGALSLEEQEARRRAIALATQAQAERARAADAEKAAREAAQRDQAAAAEQAANAARAEAAAAQAAADAARAEAAKLTAAAPPAAPAKPAAPKVELPKVELPKPLVPAPTPAPAPVAAAPAAPAPRPAPPARPVVNFGQRTPKIPTGRAPIERPAFGGRSAREQAMGEGDRPASDRPQASDRPQGARPQDRNQGDRPQGARPAASQTVRYSALNPKPAPGAARPGAARTGPGGRPAPNAPPATPDVARPSRAPGVGFGRPVGRDDDRDKRFSDAGKAVSRTRGEPKRREGRLTIQSVAGDGDTAERMRSLASVRRAREREKEKRKGGSTDAPNRPREVVIPDVITVQELSNRMAVRGVDIIKFLMRQGLMMKINDVIDSDTAELVAEEFGMAVKRVSESDVEEGFIAEADDEGATTLRAPVVAIMGHVDHGKTSLLDALRTTDVAGGEAGGITQHIGAYQVRLEDGQRVTFLDTPGHAAFSAMRARGANVTDIVVLVVAADDGVMPQTIEAIRHAKAANAPLIVAVNKIDKPDANAQKIVNELLQHEVIAESLGGDTQIIEVSAKNRINLDGLINAILLQAEVMDLRANPDRSAEGVVIEAKLDKGRGPVATVLVKRGTLKRGDIVVAGSAWGKARALLDERNAQLTEAGPSVPVEILGLSEAPSPGDVFAVVESEARARELTEYRERARREKNQVSGGSVSLVDMMSKLQSKKVSELPVVIKADVQGSAEAIVGSLEKMGNDEVRARTVYSGAGGITESDVNLAKSAGAPILGFNVRASKQARDLAEREGVEIRYYSIIYDLLDDMKGVLSGMLAPLQRETFLGNAKVLQVFDITKVGKIAGCRVSEGVVRKGARVRIVRDDVVVLELGVLNTLKRFKDEVNEVPSGQECGMQFQGFQDIKEGDYIECFTVESVKRTLD; encoded by the coding sequence ATGAGCGACGAAAACGACAAGACCGAAGACGGTAAGACCCCTGCCAACGCGCCTTCTCAAACGGGGCCGCGCGCTCCGCTGAGCCTGAAGCCGCGCGCGGCGGGATCGGTCTCGACCGGCACCGTGAAGCAGAGCTTCAGCCACGGACGTTCCAAGACCGTGGTCGTCGAGACGAAGCGCCGCGCCGGCGCAGCCCCCGGACATCAGCGTCCGCAGGGCTTCGACGTCTCGCGCCCGCGCGCCGATCAGGCCGGGTCCAACGCCCCGCGCGGCGCCGCGCCGCGTCCGGCCGGCGGCGCCCTGTCGCTCGAGGAACAGGAGGCGCGTCGCCGCGCCATCGCCCTGGCCACCCAGGCCCAGGCTGAGCGCGCCCGCGCCGCCGACGCCGAGAAGGCCGCCCGCGAAGCCGCGCAACGCGACCAGGCCGCCGCCGCCGAACAGGCCGCCAACGCCGCTCGCGCGGAAGCCGCCGCCGCCCAGGCCGCCGCCGACGCCGCCCGCGCCGAGGCCGCCAAGCTGACGGCCGCCGCGCCGCCCGCCGCCCCGGCCAAGCCGGCGGCTCCCAAGGTGGAGCTGCCCAAGGTCGAGCTGCCCAAGCCGCTCGTGCCCGCCCCGACGCCGGCCCCAGCCCCGGTCGCCGCCGCGCCGGCCGCTCCGGCCCCGCGACCGGCCCCGCCGGCGCGTCCGGTGGTCAACTTCGGCCAGCGCACGCCCAAGATCCCGACCGGCCGCGCGCCGATCGAGCGTCCGGCCTTCGGCGGCCGCTCGGCCCGCGAACAGGCCATGGGCGAGGGCGACCGTCCCGCATCGGACCGTCCCCAGGCTTCGGACCGCCCGCAAGGCGCGCGTCCCCAGGATCGTAACCAGGGCGATCGTCCGCAAGGCGCCCGTCCGGCCGCCAGCCAGACCGTCCGCTATTCGGCCCTGAACCCGAAACCGGCCCCCGGCGCCGCCCGTCCGGGCGCCGCCCGCACTGGCCCCGGCGGTCGTCCCGCCCCGAACGCGCCGCCGGCCACGCCCGACGTGGCCCGTCCCAGCCGTGCGCCGGGCGTCGGCTTCGGTCGTCCGGTCGGTCGTGACGACGATCGCGACAAGCGCTTCTCGGACGCCGGCAAGGCCGTGTCGCGCACCCGCGGCGAACCCAAGCGCCGTGAAGGCCGCCTGACCATCCAGTCGGTCGCCGGCGACGGCGACACCGCCGAGCGCATGCGCTCGCTGGCCTCGGTCCGCCGCGCCCGCGAACGCGAGAAGGAAAAGCGCAAGGGCGGCTCGACGGACGCGCCGAACCGGCCGCGTGAAGTCGTCATCCCTGACGTCATCACCGTGCAGGAGCTGTCCAACCGGATGGCCGTCCGCGGCGTCGACATCATCAAATTCCTGATGCGTCAGGGCCTGATGATGAAGATCAACGACGTGATCGACTCCGACACCGCCGAACTGGTGGCCGAAGAGTTCGGCATGGCCGTCAAGCGCGTGTCGGAATCCGACGTCGAGGAAGGCTTCATCGCCGAGGCCGACGACGAAGGCGCCACCACCCTGCGCGCTCCGGTCGTGGCCATCATGGGCCACGTCGACCACGGCAAGACCTCGCTGCTCGACGCCCTGCGCACGACCGACGTCGCCGGCGGCGAAGCCGGCGGCATCACCCAGCACATCGGCGCCTATCAGGTGCGTCTGGAAGACGGCCAACGCGTCACCTTCCTCGACACCCCGGGCCACGCCGCCTTCTCGGCGATGCGGGCGCGCGGCGCCAACGTCACCGATATCGTGGTCCTGGTCGTGGCCGCCGACGACGGCGTCATGCCGCAGACGATCGAAGCCATCCGCCACGCCAAGGCCGCCAACGCGCCCCTGATCGTCGCGGTCAACAAGATCGACAAGCCGGACGCCAACGCTCAGAAGATCGTCAACGAGCTGCTGCAGCACGAAGTCATCGCTGAAAGCCTGGGCGGCGACACCCAGATCATCGAGGTGTCGGCCAAGAACCGCATCAACCTCGACGGTCTGATCAACGCCATCCTGCTGCAGGCCGAGGTCATGGACCTGCGGGCCAACCCGGACCGTTCGGCCGAAGGCGTGGTCATCGAGGCCAAGCTGGACAAGGGCCGCGGCCCGGTCGCCACCGTCCTGGTCAAGCGCGGCACGCTGAAGCGCGGCGACATCGTCGTGGCCGGCTCCGCCTGGGGCAAGGCGCGCGCTCTGCTGGACGAACGCAACGCCCAACTGACCGAAGCCGGTCCCTCCGTCCCGGTCGAGATTCTCGGCCTGTCGGAAGCACCCTCGCCGGGCGACGTCTTCGCCGTGGTGGAGAGCGAGGCCCGCGCCCGCGAACTGACCGAATATCGCGAGCGTGCGCGCCGCGAGAAGAACCAGGTCTCGGGCGGCTCGGTCTCGCTGGTCGACATGATGTCGAAGCTGCAGTCCAAGAAGGTCTCGGAACTGCCGGTCGTCATCAAGGCGGACGTGCAGGGTTCGGCCGAAGCCATCGTCGGCTCGCTGGAGAAGATGGGCAACGACGAAGTCCGCGCCCGCACCGTCTATTCGGGCGCCGGCGGCATCACCGAGAGCGACGTCAATCTGGCCAAGTCGGCCGGGGCGCCGATCCTCGGCTTCAACGTTCGCGCCTCCAAGCAGGCGCGCGACCTGGCCGAGCGTGAAGGCGTCGAGATCCGCTACTACTCGATCATCTACGACCTGCTGGACGACATGAAGGGCGTGCTCTCGGGCATGCTGGCGCCGCTGCAACGCGAAACCTTCCTCGGCAACGCCAAGGTGCTTCAGGTCTTCGACATCACCAAGGTCGGCAAGATCGCCGGTTGCCGGGTGTCGGAAGGCGTGGTCCGCAAGGGCGCGCGCGTCCGTATCGTTCGCGACGACGTGGTGGTGCTGGAACTGGGCGTCCTCAACACGCTCAAGCGCTTCAAGGACGAGGTCAACGAAGTGCCCTCGGGCCAGGAGTGCGGCATGCAGTTCCAGGGCTTCCAGGACATCAAGGAAGGCGACTACATCGAGTGCTTCACCGTGGAATCGGTCAAGCGCACCCTGGACTAA